In Arachis hypogaea cultivar Tifrunner chromosome 17, arahy.Tifrunner.gnm2.J5K5, whole genome shotgun sequence, a single window of DNA contains:
- the LOC140180505 gene encoding uncharacterized protein, with product MPFRLTYGVDAIIPMEIGKPSPRLLLGGVEEAVEKDLVDEARKMTHLSKTALKQRIALRYNTKVLKREFEQSDLVLRRNDVGLPTPGEEKLAVNWEGPYRIKEVLGSGAYKLERLDEREVPRT from the coding sequence ATGCCCTTCCGGCTCACCTATGGGGTGGATGCGATAATACCCATGGAGATTGGGAAACCGAGTCCGCGACTACTTTTGGGTGGAGTAGAAGAGGCCGTAGAAAAGGACCTCGTGGATGAAGCCAGAAAGATGACCCACTTGTCGAAgacagcattgaaacaaaggatagCCCTGCGTTACAACACCAAAGTACTCAAGAGAGAGTTTGAGCAAAGCGACCTGGTCCTACGACGCAACGATGTCGGACTCCCAACTCCAGGGGAAGAAAAGTTGGCGGTAAATTGGGAAGGCCCGTACAGGATAAAGGAAGTGCTCGGCAGCGGTGCTTACAAACTGGAACGATTGGACGAGAGAGAAGTGCCGAGAACATGA
- the LOC140180503 gene encoding uncharacterized protein, which produces MFRNVFDALGLRDADLGTHQHGVVGLGDNFIKPDGIVSLPISIGGGREKRSVMAEFVVLRDSTAYNIILGRKTINEFGAVICTKLLVMKFVSDNGSIGSVRGDLETAVACNNASLSLRKKSKEASGVFLADLDARVDDKPRPEPEGNLEKFRVGNSEEKFTSVNRNLPHYLKEPLVEMIRANGDLFAWTPADMLGIDPQIMSHHLAVKAEAKPVAQRRRKMSQERAGEVAMQTASLLEAGFIRELDYSAWLSNVVLIPMHRPDEEKTAFITPEGTYFYKVMPFGLKNAGATYQRLMNKIFNDLISKTVEVYVDDILVKTTKAEDLIGDLEGVFVSLRRHDMKLGPLKCAFAMEAGKFLGFMITQRGVEAKPEKCEAILQMKSPGCVKDV; this is translated from the exons atgttccgcaacgtgttTGACGCTTTAGGCCTCCGAGACGCCGACCTGGggacccaccagcacggtgtggttGGCTTGGGTGACAACTTTATCAAGCCCGATGGGATAGTCTCCCTACCGATCTCAATAGGAGGAGGCCGAGAGAAAAGGTCGGTAATGGCAGAGTTCGTTGTTTTAAGGGATTCCACggcctacaacatcatcttggGTAGGAAAACCATTAATGAGTTTGGAGCAGTAATTTGTACCAAGCTACTGGTGATGAAGTTTGTTTCTGATAATGGTTCTATTGGTTCTGTCAGGGGAGATTTGGAAACGGCGGTCGCTTGCAACAACGCCAGTCTCTCCCTAAGGaagaagtccaaagaagcatccgGGGTCTTCTTGGCCGACCTAGATGCACGGGTCGACGACAAACCCAGGCCAGAACCTGAAGGAAACCTCGAGAAATTTAGGGTTGGAAACTCGGAAGAAAAGTTCACATCTGTGAATAGGAACCTTCCTCATTACCTAAAAGAACCATTGGTGGAGATGATCCGAGCAAACGGCGACCTGTTCGCCTGGACACCAGCTGACATGCTGGGGATTGACCCCCAGATCATGTCGCATCACCTGGCTGTGAAGGCAGAGGCTAAGCCAGTGgcacaaaggaggaggaaaaTGTCCCAGGAAAGAGCTGGCGAGGTGGCCATGCAAACGGCCAGCCTGCTAGAGGCGGGGTTCATCCGGGAACTGGACTACTCGGCTTGGCTGTCGAATGTAGTCCTA ATCCCGATGCACCGGCCAGATGAAGAGAAGacagcgttcataacgccagAAGGAACATACTTCTATAAGGTGATGCCGTTTGGATTGAAGAACGCCGGAGCTACGTACCAAAGGCTAATGAACAAGATATTCAACGATCTCATCAGCAAGACAGTGGAAGTGTACGTAGATGACATTCTCGTAAAGACCACCAAGGCCGAGGACCTCATTGGGGATCTAGAGGGCGTGTTTGTGTCTCTTCGGCGGCACGACATGAAGCTTGGCCCGCTAAAGTGCGCATTCGCCATGGAAGCAGGGAAATTCTTGGGGTTTATGATAACCCAAAGAGGAGTGGAGGCCAAACCAGAGAAATGCGAAGCGATCTTACAAATGAAGAGCCCGGGATGTGTAAAAGACGTCTAG
- the LOC140180504 gene encoding uncharacterized protein: MADFLVEVTGSPPETPSTRWKLHVDGASNQTFGGAGIILESPTGVVYEQSVKFEFPLSNNQAEYEALLGGLVLAREVGAMRIEGCSDSQVVTSQINGTYQARDSLLQKYLERVKKLSEEFDEVTVQHVPRERNTRANLLSKLASTKPGTSNQSLIQGLVKEPTVTLHVTRATDSPS; the protein is encoded by the coding sequence ATGGCTGATTTTCTGGTAGAAGTAACGGGAAGCCCTCCCGAGACACCgagcacacggtggaagctccatgtagATGGAGCTTCCAACCAAACGTTCGGGGGAGCGGGGATCATCCTAGAAAGCCCAACCGGAGTCGTATATGAGCAATCGGTCAAGTTTGAATTCCCGCTGTccaacaatcaagcggaatacgAGGCCCTTCTTGGCGGCCTAGTCCTAGCAAGAGAGGTTGGGGCCATGAGAATAGAAGGGTGTAGCGACTCTCAGGTCGTGACTTCCCAGATTAATGGAACGTACCAAGCCAGAGATTCCTTACTGCAGAAATATTTGGAGAGGGTCAAAAAGCTGAGCGAAGAGTTTGACGAGGTCACGGTGCAGCACGTCCCGAGAGAGAGGAACACCCGGGCGAACCTCCTATCAAAACTGGCGAGCACAAAGCCAGGAACAAGCAACCAGTCTCTGATTCAAGGTTTAGTGAAAGAACCAACGGTGACCTTACATGTAACACGGGCAACCGACTCTCCCTCTTAG